A region of the Carya illinoinensis cultivar Pawnee chromosome 16, C.illinoinensisPawnee_v1, whole genome shotgun sequence genome:
TCCCTAGACAACAGAAACTTGGCTTATAATAATGTTAATCCCATTTATGAACTTTGTTTCACTAATGaagttcttaaaaaaaaaaaaaagcgaaaAGTTGTATCCCAAATAGTAAAAAATGGAAAAGTGTCACTGCAAGATGAAAACTATCTTCTTTCCTTGTAGCAAGATTCTGAAATGTTTATGTCTTTTAAGTACAAAGAACCAAAATACCAGTGCCTATTAAATGTTAACAAGCAATGATATTATAAAcagaaaataatagtaataataataataataataataactcttGACATAGCATTACTCAAAACTGAAAACGACTACACGATACTTGCACATTCCATGActataacattactcaaaacTGAAGAAGCTGGAGTCCTACAAATTGTGCTGAAGTAGAAAAGTCCAGCTAAAGCAGATTTGCATGCTTGCAAATACTTGTTAATTAAAAAGCTCGTGAAATTTTGTAGATAAAGTTATAAGatacaatataaataatttattttgttaaaattaaGTGCCTCATAATTAATCTTGAActcaatcaataaataaatgagcATTTTGTAACTGTAAGATGTAATTCGGTAATAAACTCAAGATCAATTCGTGTTGGAATAAAAATTAGCAAACAAGACCTGATCACTCACAACTTGCTCGAACTTGACTCGACTAAATGCAGGAGTTCTTTGACAAAGAGAATATGGGATCAAGATTACTCTGGTGGCCCCTTTTCTCCTTGTCTGCGAGAAATCTGATTCCTACActtgtttaattatttgttctaaGGTGATTGAAAACATTACTtgccaagaaaaagaaaagaaaaaggcaatGACACGgggataaaaacaaaacattggTAAAGCTAAGATACATATTACTCAAGGCTAGAAAAGATGTTTTCTTCAAACTGGAAGTGTATGCTCAATTCTATTCCAGTTTTCACCCTGACGCTCTTGAACCTTCATTTCCATATCAAAAGGCATATATCCCAATCTTAAAATGCAACGACTAGTTACTGGCCATAGTCCTCTGGGAACAATCTTCAACCGCTTGCATTCAACAATCTCTAATTCTCTCAGATTGCTCATTGCTTTTTCTGCAATGCTCCACATCTCTACTGACGAAAGAAAAGTAAGTTTCAAGATCTGCAGTTGTGGAAAACCACCGCTACTGCAAATCATTTCTTTTCCAACATATGATGACTGCTTCAATTTCAGAACTCTCAGGTTTGGCAGCTTCTCCAGCTTTTCCATGGGGTCTTCACTCAAAAAGGAGTTTTGTAAGGACAGCTCGGTAAGGTTTGGCGGAAAAGTTTGTGTTTTATTCAGAAGCCCTACCAAGTGCAGCTTGTGGAGATGAGTGTGAGATGAAAAGTCCAGCATTGGGATGGCAACAGCAGGACGCAATCCTCTTGCGTGCAACTTCAAACAATGGAGACCCTTCAGGTTCAAAATCCACATGCCTAAAGCTTTTTCGTGCAACTCTAGTTCTCCGTACAATTCTAGTTCTCTTAGGTTGGTTAGCTTGTTTAAAACATTCTCTACACTTTCAGTCCCATTAATGCACAGCCCATGTAAGGTTTGGAGATTTGCAAGAAATGTCCTAGAGGGTGGTGGGCTTGGCACCATCTCCACAAGTCCATTGAAAAATAGGTGTCTTAGTTGCTGCAGCTTGATAACCACAGCAGGAATAGGACTGACTAAAGTTGATCTCAGATCTAAAGTCTGCAATTTCACAAGATAGCAAACTGATGAAGGGAGAGTTTTTAGCCATGTACCTCTTAACCCCAAGTACCTCAAATGAGCAAGCTTTCCAATAGCTGAGTCAAGCCTAGCTATACGAATGCCTTCTAAGTCAAGAACTCGCAGGAGTTTGAATTTCTTCATTTCTCTCAAAACGGGTTCATTAACGTCAAAGCACAGTAAGGAGCGGACCTTTGATGTGTTTTTAACTGCAGGGGGAACTCTGCAGTGTGCAGAAAGATGACGACCTCTTGTAAAGGACTTAACTTTGACGTCCTGATGAATGACTTCAAGAAATCGATCCTCCGTAGCTTTTGATATTGCAAATTCCCTTAAAAGGTCATGTATAATGCATGCTTTAATTCTTCCATTTGATTTCCTAGCTGCAACCTGGATCATACTCCTTCCTATTAGTTCCTCCAAGTAATCCTCTGCAACATCTTCCAATGGTTCTTGGCCTCTTGGCTGTACAAATCCCTCGGCAACCCATAACAAGATCAACTTCCGGGCCGAAATCTCAAAGTCTTCGGGAAAAAGACCCAAGTAGAGAAAACATGGTTTCAAGTAGTATGGTAAGTCGTGGTAGCTTAATGCTAAGATGTCAGCACATAGAGTTGGGTCTTGTGTTAGATGCCAATGCACACTCTGCGACACTTTGAGCCACTCACTGTAGGATGCTTCTTTTCTGGACAGGAGACCTCCTAATACTACAATAGCAAGAGGTAAGCCCCCACACTTTTTCACAATCTGCTTGCCAAGCCCTTCAGACCATGGAGGTAAAGTTGTTGTGGAGTTCCATTCTAGGCACACCTTTTTGGACAACAATTTCCAGCTGTCCTCATCATTAAGAAGGCATAGCTCGTGTGGCGGGCTTCTTGGATCAGCATGTAGAGCAATATCTTTGAAACGGGTAGTTAACACTATCCTACTCCCATTCCCCACATCAGGAAAGGCTGCTTTGAGATCATCCCAAACTTCTATTTTCCAAATATCATCAAGCACTATGATATACCTCCTCTCCTCCAAGAATTTTGACAAGAATTCCTTCAAATCCTCATTACTCATTGTGTCAAAGTCCGCTTTTCCAAGCCCCAATATTGTTT
Encoded here:
- the LOC122298382 gene encoding probable disease resistance RPP8-like protein 2 — protein: MAEYVVSLVLDKIATQLIDEAVSLSEVCRQVEWIQDELRRIQCFLKDADAKQDGDERIRNWIADIRDVAYDSDDVIDIYILKMAQQRKFMCFDSHPFMLGRFIARHQINRQISKVKTKIQHINYSRGTYGIENLGIGGEVTGLAVGRLREKRRSSAHACEDDTVGLVEDMNKLEAKVIQGEPRRSVISIIGMAGLEYRVKEILQYLGKTILGLGKADFDTMSNEDLKEFLSKFLEERRYIIVLDDIWKIEVWDDLKAAFPDVGNGSRIVLTTRFKDIALHADPRSPPHELCLLNDEDSWKLLSKKVCLEWNSTTTLPPWSEGLGKQIVKKCGGLPLAIVVLGGLLSRKEASYSEWLKVSQSVHWHLTQDPTLCADILALSYHDLPYYLKPCFLYLGLFPEDFEISARKLILLWVAEGFVQPRGQEPLEDVAEDYLEELIGRSMIQVAARKSNGRIKACIIHDLLREFAISKATEDRFLEVIHQDVKVKSFTRGRHLSAHCRVPPAVKNTSKVRSLLCFDVNEPVLREMKKFKLLRVLDLEGIRIARLDSAIGKLAHLRYLGLRGTWLKTLPSSVCYLVKLQTLDLRSTLVSPIPAVVIKLQQLRHLFFNGLVEMVPSPPPSRTFLANLQTLHGLCINGTESVENVLNKLTNLRELELYGELELHEKALGMWILNLKGLHCLKLHARGLRPAVAIPMLDFSSHTHLHKLHLVGLLNKTQTFPPNLTELSLQNSFLSEDPMEKLEKLPNLRVLKLKQSSYVGKEMICSSGGFPQLQILKLTFLSSVEMWSIAEKAMSNLRELEIVECKRLKIVPRGLWPVTSRCILRLGYMPFDMEMKVQERQGENWNRIEHTLPV